A stretch of Vibrio maritimus DNA encodes these proteins:
- the dnaN gene encoding DNA polymerase III subunit beta, with translation MKFTIERHHLLKPLQQVSGALGGRPTLPILGNLLLKVEEGVLSLTATDLEVELVSKVTLESEFEAGSVTVPSRKFLDICRGLPDDSTITIVLEGDRVQVRSGRSRFSLSTLPASDFPNIEDWQQEVAVTVTQAELKSLIDKTQFSMANQDVRYYLNGMLFELDQTTLRSVATDGHRMAVATVALEGSFDNKQIIVPRKGVQELSKLLDAPEQPVTLQIGSSNIRAEVNNYVFTSKLVDGRFPDYRRVMPQNTDKTLETNCDELRQAFSRAAILSNEKFRGVRVNLADNEMRITANNPEQEEAEEMLDVNFQGDALEIGFNVSYVLDVLNTLRCDQVRMSMSNANASALIENSEDDSAMYVVMPIRL, from the coding sequence ATGAAATTTACTATCGAACGTCACCACCTACTAAAGCCGCTACAACAAGTCTCTGGCGCACTGGGCGGTCGTCCTACATTACCTATTTTGGGCAACTTGCTACTTAAGGTAGAAGAAGGGGTACTTTCTCTTACTGCGACAGACCTAGAGGTTGAGCTGGTAAGTAAAGTAACGCTAGAGAGTGAGTTCGAAGCAGGCAGCGTAACGGTGCCTTCACGTAAGTTCCTCGATATCTGTCGTGGGCTACCCGATGACTCGACAATCACTATCGTACTAGAAGGCGATCGCGTACAAGTGCGCTCTGGTCGTAGCCGTTTCTCCCTTTCCACATTGCCAGCGAGCGATTTCCCAAATATTGAAGATTGGCAGCAAGAAGTGGCGGTGACGGTGACTCAAGCTGAGCTTAAGTCGCTGATCGACAAGACTCAGTTCTCAATGGCTAACCAAGATGTGCGTTACTACCTAAACGGTATGTTGTTTGAACTGGACCAAACAACATTGCGTTCAGTGGCGACCGATGGTCACCGTATGGCGGTAGCAACGGTGGCGCTAGAAGGCAGCTTTGACAACAAACAGATCATTGTGCCGCGAAAAGGTGTACAGGAGTTGTCTAAGCTTCTCGATGCGCCAGAGCAGCCAGTCACGCTGCAAATTGGCAGTTCTAACATCCGTGCTGAAGTGAACAACTATGTCTTCACTTCTAAGCTTGTTGATGGTCGTTTCCCCGATTATCGCCGTGTAATGCCGCAAAATACCGACAAAACACTCGAAACAAACTGTGATGAATTGCGTCAAGCGTTCTCCCGTGCCGCGATTCTGTCGAATGAGAAATTCCGCGGTGTTCGTGTCAACCTAGCGGACAACGAGATGCGCATTACGGCTAATAACCCAGAGCAAGAAGAAGCGGAAGAGATGCTCGACGTGAACTTCCAAGGTGACGCGCTCGAGATTGGTTTCAACGTTTCTTACGTTCTCGATGTACTTAACACGCTTCGCTGCGACCAAGTACGCATGTCGATGTCCAATGCCAACGCCAGTGCTTTGATTGAAAATAGCGAAGATGACAGTGCCATGTACGTGGTGATGCCAATTCGTCTCTAA
- the recF gene encoding DNA replication/repair protein RecF (All proteins in this family for which functions are known are DNA-binding proteins that assist the filamentation of RecA onto DNA for the initiation of recombination or recombinational repair.) has product MPLTRLIVQQFRNIKACDIELSTGFNFIIGPNGSGKTSLLEAIYLLGHGRSFKSSLTGRVIQNDCQELFVHGRFLNSDQFEIPIGINKQRDGSTEVKIGGQSGQKLAQLAKVLPLQLIHPEGFELLTDGPKFRRAFIDWGVFHSEPGFFEAWGRFKRLSKQRNALLKTATSYRELSYWDKDLAQLAEQIDGWRHTYVEQMKTLAEEMCQSFLPEFEIKLGYYRGWEKDTPYGELLERNFERDQGLGYTFSGPNKADLRIKVNNTPVEDVLSRGQLKLMMCALRLAQGQHLAELTGKQCIYLIDDFASELDSLRRKRLADYLKQTQAQVFVSSITESQVADMIDENGKMFHVEHGTIEQGK; this is encoded by the coding sequence ATGCCGCTTACGCGTTTAATCGTACAGCAATTTCGAAATATTAAAGCCTGTGATATCGAACTATCCACAGGCTTTAACTTTATTATTGGCCCCAACGGCAGTGGCAAAACCAGCTTGTTGGAGGCGATCTATTTGCTCGGTCATGGGCGCTCATTTAAGAGTTCGCTCACCGGCCGAGTGATACAAAATGACTGCCAAGAGCTGTTTGTACATGGCCGTTTTTTGAACTCGGATCAATTTGAGATACCCATTGGCATTAATAAGCAGCGCGATGGCTCAACTGAGGTTAAAATAGGCGGTCAATCTGGGCAAAAGTTAGCTCAGCTTGCCAAGGTATTGCCGCTGCAACTTATCCATCCTGAGGGCTTTGAATTGCTCACTGATGGCCCTAAGTTTCGCCGGGCATTTATCGATTGGGGTGTGTTCCATTCGGAACCCGGTTTTTTCGAAGCATGGGGGCGTTTTAAGCGCCTGAGCAAGCAGCGTAACGCGCTTCTGAAAACCGCGACCAGCTATCGAGAACTGAGTTATTGGGATAAAGATCTAGCCCAGCTTGCTGAGCAAATCGATGGTTGGCGCCACACTTATGTCGAGCAAATGAAAACCTTGGCCGAAGAAATGTGTCAGTCTTTTCTGCCAGAGTTTGAAATCAAACTCGGCTATTATCGTGGCTGGGAAAAAGACACGCCGTATGGCGAGCTCTTGGAACGTAACTTTGAGCGTGACCAGGGTTTGGGGTACACCTTTAGTGGCCCAAATAAAGCCGATTTAAGAATTAAAGTGAACAACACTCCTGTAGAGGATGTGTTGTCTCGTGGTCAGCTGAAATTGATGATGTGCGCGCTGCGCCTTGCGCAAGGGCAGCATCTTGCAGAGTTGACCGGAAAGCAATGTATCTATTTGATAGATGACTTTGCTTCAGAATTAGATAGCCTGCGTCGTAAACGCTTAGCGGATTACTTAAAACAGACTCAGGCTCAAGTTTTTGTAAGCTCTATTACCGAAAGCCAAGTTGCCGACATGATTGACGAAAATGGCAAGATGTTTCATGTGGAACATGGCACAATAGAGCAAGGTAAATAG